The proteins below are encoded in one region of Homo sapiens chromosome 8, GRCh38.p14 Primary Assembly:
- the DOK2 gene encoding docking protein 2 isoform c (isoform c is encoded by transcript variant 4) → MGDGAVKQGFLYLQQQQTFGKGQRKELSGPEGKQSRPCMEENELYSSAVTVGPHKEFAVTMRPTEASERCHLRGSYTLRAGESALELWGGPEPGTQLYDWPYRFLRRFGRDKVTFSFEAGRRCVSGEGNFEFETRQGNEIFLALEEAISAQKNAAPATPQPQPATIPASLPRPDSPYSRPHDSLPPPSPTTPVPAPRPRGQEGEYAVPFDAVARSLGKNFRGILAVPPQLLADPLYDSIEETLPPRPDHIYDEPEGVAALSLYDSPQEPRGEAWRRQATADRDPAGLQHVQPAGQDFSASGWQPGTEYDNVVLKKGPK, encoded by the exons GGGCAGAGGAAGGAGCTCTCGGGGCCAGAGGGAAAGCAGAGCCGGCCCTGCATGGAGGAAAATGAATTGTACAGCAGCGCAGTCACAG TCGGCCCCCACAAGGAATTTGCTGTGACCATGAGACCTACAGAAGCCAGTGAGAGGTGCCACCTGCGGGGGTCCTATACCCTCCGGGCTGGGGAGAGTGCCCTGGAGCTGTGGGGTGGGCCCGAGCCAGGGACCCAGCTGTACGACTGGCCCTACAGGTTTCTGCGGCGCTTTGGGCGGGACAAG GTAACCTTTTCCTTTGAGGCAGGCCGTCGCTGCGTCTCTGGAGAGGGCAACTTTGAGTTCGAAACCCGGCAAGGCAATGAGATCTTCTTGGCCCTGGAAGAGGCCATCTCTGCCCAGAAGAATGCTGCACCCGCTACACCCCAACCGCAGCCAGCCACAATCCCCGCGTCGCTGCCCCGGCCTGATAGCCCCTACTCTCGGCCGCATGACTCACTGCCGCCGCCTTCACCCACCACACCGGTGCCTGCTCCACGGCCTCGGGGCCAGGAGGGGGAGTATGCCGTGCCCTTCGATGCGGTGGCCCGTTCCTTGGGGAAGAACTTCAGGGGCATCTTGGCAGTCCCTCCTCAGCTCCTGGCCGACCCTCTGTACGACAGCATTGAGGAGACCCTGCCCCCTCGACCTGACCACATATACGATGAGCCCGAGGGAGTGGCTGCCCTGTCCCTCTATGACAGCCCGCAGGAGCCCCGGGGTGAGGCATGGAGGAGGCAGGCGACAGCTGACAGGGACCCTGCTGGCCTCCAGCATGTCCAGCCAGCCGGGCAGGATTTCTCTGCTTCTGGCTGGCAGCCAGGAACTGAGTATGACAATGTTGTACTAAAGAAAGGCCCAAAGTGA
- the DOK2 gene encoding docking protein 2 isoform b (isoform b is encoded by transcript variant 3), whose protein sequence is MRPTEASERCHLRGSYTLRAGESALELWGGPEPGTQLYDWPYRFLRRFGRDKVTFSFEAGRRCVSGEGNFEFETRQGNEIFLALEEAISAQKNAAPATPQPQPATIPASLPRPDSPYSRPHDSLPPPSPTTPVPAPRPRGQEGEYAVPFDAVARSLGKNFRGILAVPPQLLADPLYDSIEETLPPRPDHIYDEPEGVAALSLYDSPQEPRGEAWRRQATADRDPAGLQHVQPAGQDFSASGWQPGTEYDNVVLKKGPK, encoded by the exons ATGAGACCTACAGAAGCCAGTGAGAGGTGCCACCTGCGGGGGTCCTATACCCTCCGGGCTGGGGAGAGTGCCCTGGAGCTGTGGGGTGGGCCCGAGCCAGGGACCCAGCTGTACGACTGGCCCTACAGGTTTCTGCGGCGCTTTGGGCGGGACAAG GTAACCTTTTCCTTTGAGGCAGGCCGTCGCTGCGTCTCTGGAGAGGGCAACTTTGAGTTCGAAACCCGGCAAGGCAATGAGATCTTCTTGGCCCTGGAAGAGGCCATCTCTGCCCAGAAGAATGCTGCACCCGCTACACCCCAACCGCAGCCAGCCACAATCCCCGCGTCGCTGCCCCGGCCTGATAGCCCCTACTCTCGGCCGCATGACTCACTGCCGCCGCCTTCACCCACCACACCGGTGCCTGCTCCACGGCCTCGGGGCCAGGAGGGGGAGTATGCCGTGCCCTTCGATGCGGTGGCCCGTTCCTTGGGGAAGAACTTCAGGGGCATCTTGGCAGTCCCTCCTCAGCTCCTGGCCGACCCTCTGTACGACAGCATTGAGGAGACCCTGCCCCCTCGACCTGACCACATATACGATGAGCCCGAGGGAGTGGCTGCCCTGTCCCTCTATGACAGCCCGCAGGAGCCCCGGGGTGAGGCATGGAGGAGGCAGGCGACAGCTGACAGGGACCCTGCTGGCCTCCAGCATGTCCAGCCAGCCGGGCAGGATTTCTCTGCTTCTGGCTGGCAGCCAGGAACTGAGTATGACAATGTTGTACTAAAGAAAGGCCCAAAGTGA